A genome region from Triticum aestivum cultivar Chinese Spring chromosome 2B, IWGSC CS RefSeq v2.1, whole genome shotgun sequence includes the following:
- the LOC123042371 gene encoding cytochrome P450 72A11 isoform X2, which translates to MEEAMAILRDASPWSLLAGAAAMAALWWAVKMLEWVWWGPRRIERALRAQGLGGTHYRFLRGDIREEQRLMRAALSKPVPMDRPHDIVPRVSPLLHRVTAEHGKVSFTWFGPYPRITISDPELVRQVLANKFGHFDKTKLARLARVFIGGLAVLDGEEWAKHRRIMNPAFHAEKLKRMLPAFSASCSELIDRWDNSVTVSVGAIELDVWSEFQNLSGDVISRAAFGVTNEEGRRIFQLQAEQAERLVQSFRTNYIPGFSLLPTENNRKMKAINTEVKGILRGIIEKRQKYMKNGGTDKDDLLGLLLESNMDYKDANGKTSKGMTVEDVIDECKLFYFAGMETTAVLLTWTVVLLSMHPEWQDRAREEVLQVFGKNKPDLNGLSRLKVVMMVFNEVLRLYPPVMLINRRTYKKIELGGVTYPPNVMLALQLMFVHRDPGIWGDDAGEFNPGRFADGISKASRDPGAFFAFSSGPRNCIGQNFALLEAKVAVSMILQRFSFELSPAYVHAPYAVLTLHPQHGVPVRLHRL; encoded by the exons GGGTCTGGTGGGGCCCGAGGCGCATCGAACGGGCCCTGAGGGCGCAGGGCCTCGGGGGCACCCACTACCGGTTCCTGAGAGGCGACATCAGGGAAGAGCAGCGGCTCATGAGGGCGGCCCTCTCCAAGCCCGTGCCAATGGACCGGCCGCACGACATAGTCCCGCGCGTCTCCCCTCTCCTCCACCGCGTCACTGCGGAGCACG GGAAGGTCTCATTCACATGGTTTGGGCCGTACCCAAGAATCACAATCAGTGATCCTGAGCTGGTTCGGCAAGTTCTCGCAAATAAATTCGGCCACTTCGATAAAACGAAGCTAGCCCGCCTTGCAAGGGTGTTTATTGGCGGACTCGCGGTCCTTGACGGTGAAGAATGGGCCAAACATAGAAGGATTATGAATCCAGCCTTTCATGCAGAAAAGCTAAAG CGGATGTTGCCGGCATTCTCTGCATCTTGCAGTGAACTAATTGACAGATGGGATAATTCAGTCACTGTTTCTGTTGGAGCAATAGAGCTTGATGTTTGGTCGGAGTTCCAAAATTTATCAGGGGATGTCATTTCAAGAGCTGCATTCGGTGTCACCAACGAAGAAGGCAGGCGGATTTTCCAACTTCAAGCCGAGCAAGCAGAGCGCCTTGTCCAATCTTTCCGGACTAATTACATCCCGGGCTTCTC TCTGTTGCCGACAGAAAACAACAGAAAGATGAAGGCTATAAATACAGAGGTCAAAGGGATTCTAAGGGGGATAATAGAGAAGAGGCAGAAGTACATGAAGAATGGAGGAACTGACAAGGACGATCTGCTGGGCCTGCTACTAGAGTCAAACATGGATTACAAGGATGCCAATGGCAAAACAAGCAAGGGGATGACCGTGGAAGATGTAATTGACGAATGCAAGTTGTTCTACTTCGCGGGAATGGAGACTACAGCCGTACTGCTCACATGGACAGTGGTGCTACTAAGCATGCATCCGGAGTGGCAGGATCGTGCCAGGGAGGAGGTTCTGCAAGTATTTGGGAAGAACAAACCAGATTTAAATGGCCTTAGCCGCCTAAAAGTT GTTATGATGGTGTTCAACGAGGTCCTGCGTCTGTACCCACCGGTGATGCTCATTAACCGCCGGACATACAAGAAAATAGAGCTCGGAGGCGTCACATACCCGCCGAACGTGATGCTCGCGCTGCAACTCATGTTCGTCCACCGTGACCCTGGCATCTGGGGGGATGACGCCGGCGAGTTCAACCCGGGGAGGTTTGCCGACGGCATCTCCAAGGCAAGCAGGGACCCGGGGGCCTTCTTCGCCTTCAGCTCAGGGCCGAGGAACTGCATTGGTCAGAACTTCGCGCTGCTTGAGGCCAAGGTGGCCGTCAGCATGATCCTGCAGCGGTTCTCTTTTGAGCTGTCGCCGGCGTACGTGCATGCGCCCTATGCCGTCCTTACACTGCACCCGCAGCACGGTGTTCCGGTCAGGCTGCACCGGCTCTGA
- the LOC123042371 gene encoding cytochrome P450 72A13 isoform X1, producing the protein MEEAMAILRDASPWSLLAGAAAMAALWWAVKMLEWVWWGPRRIERALRAQGLGGTHYRFLRGDIREEQRLMRAALSKPVPMDRPHDIVPRVSPLLHRVTAEHGKVSFTWFGPYPRITISDPELVRQVLANKFGHFDKTKLARLARVFIGGLAVLDGEEWAKHRRIMNPAFHAEKLKRMLPAFSASCSELIDRWDNSVTVSVGAIELDVWSEFQNLSGDVISRAAFGVTNEEGRRIFQLQAEQAERLVQSFRTNYIPGFSYDPHFPYYLVPNKQISIYVDSCVPECFLNEISVSISETNQRIFSLFSLLPTENNRKMKAINTEVKGILRGIIEKRQKYMKNGGTDKDDLLGLLLESNMDYKDANGKTSKGMTVEDVIDECKLFYFAGMETTAVLLTWTVVLLSMHPEWQDRAREEVLQVFGKNKPDLNGLSRLKVVMMVFNEVLRLYPPVMLINRRTYKKIELGGVTYPPNVMLALQLMFVHRDPGIWGDDAGEFNPGRFADGISKASRDPGAFFAFSSGPRNCIGQNFALLEAKVAVSMILQRFSFELSPAYVHAPYAVLTLHPQHGVPVRLHRL; encoded by the exons GGGTCTGGTGGGGCCCGAGGCGCATCGAACGGGCCCTGAGGGCGCAGGGCCTCGGGGGCACCCACTACCGGTTCCTGAGAGGCGACATCAGGGAAGAGCAGCGGCTCATGAGGGCGGCCCTCTCCAAGCCCGTGCCAATGGACCGGCCGCACGACATAGTCCCGCGCGTCTCCCCTCTCCTCCACCGCGTCACTGCGGAGCACG GGAAGGTCTCATTCACATGGTTTGGGCCGTACCCAAGAATCACAATCAGTGATCCTGAGCTGGTTCGGCAAGTTCTCGCAAATAAATTCGGCCACTTCGATAAAACGAAGCTAGCCCGCCTTGCAAGGGTGTTTATTGGCGGACTCGCGGTCCTTGACGGTGAAGAATGGGCCAAACATAGAAGGATTATGAATCCAGCCTTTCATGCAGAAAAGCTAAAG CGGATGTTGCCGGCATTCTCTGCATCTTGCAGTGAACTAATTGACAGATGGGATAATTCAGTCACTGTTTCTGTTGGAGCAATAGAGCTTGATGTTTGGTCGGAGTTCCAAAATTTATCAGGGGATGTCATTTCAAGAGCTGCATTCGGTGTCACCAACGAAGAAGGCAGGCGGATTTTCCAACTTCAAGCCGAGCAAGCAGAGCGCCTTGTCCAATCTTTCCGGACTAATTACATCCCGGGCTTCTCGTACGATCCTCATTTTCCTTATTATTTGGTTCCCAACAAACAAATATCAATTTATGTGGATTCATGTGTTCCAGAATGTTTTCTCAATGAAATTTCTGTATCCATTTCTGAAACTAATCAACGGATATTTTCACTCTTCAGTCTGTTGCCGACAGAAAACAACAGAAAGATGAAGGCTATAAATACAGAGGTCAAAGGGATTCTAAGGGGGATAATAGAGAAGAGGCAGAAGTACATGAAGAATGGAGGAACTGACAAGGACGATCTGCTGGGCCTGCTACTAGAGTCAAACATGGATTACAAGGATGCCAATGGCAAAACAAGCAAGGGGATGACCGTGGAAGATGTAATTGACGAATGCAAGTTGTTCTACTTCGCGGGAATGGAGACTACAGCCGTACTGCTCACATGGACAGTGGTGCTACTAAGCATGCATCCGGAGTGGCAGGATCGTGCCAGGGAGGAGGTTCTGCAAGTATTTGGGAAGAACAAACCAGATTTAAATGGCCTTAGCCGCCTAAAAGTT GTTATGATGGTGTTCAACGAGGTCCTGCGTCTGTACCCACCGGTGATGCTCATTAACCGCCGGACATACAAGAAAATAGAGCTCGGAGGCGTCACATACCCGCCGAACGTGATGCTCGCGCTGCAACTCATGTTCGTCCACCGTGACCCTGGCATCTGGGGGGATGACGCCGGCGAGTTCAACCCGGGGAGGTTTGCCGACGGCATCTCCAAGGCAAGCAGGGACCCGGGGGCCTTCTTCGCCTTCAGCTCAGGGCCGAGGAACTGCATTGGTCAGAACTTCGCGCTGCTTGAGGCCAAGGTGGCCGTCAGCATGATCCTGCAGCGGTTCTCTTTTGAGCTGTCGCCGGCGTACGTGCATGCGCCCTATGCCGTCCTTACACTGCACCCGCAGCACGGTGTTCCGGTCAGGCTGCACCGGCTCTGA